A stretch of Arachis hypogaea cultivar Tifrunner chromosome 15, arahy.Tifrunner.gnm2.J5K5, whole genome shotgun sequence DNA encodes these proteins:
- the LOC112748292 gene encoding uncharacterized protein: MYATLPVVADGEFTVGMEFSSREAVIKAMKDYTIHRGVDYRVYESEPTTFYAKCWLIRVTKMQKKYCWEIRRYNGNHTCTRSTISQDHSKLDSKTVAEAIKPFVEVDPSIKVKSVIAEVQSEFNYTISYRKTWLAKQKAVESIFGGWKASYEALPIWFEAMCHKEPSPVVHFETMPAYKGDDLVPDIRVLHRVFWSYYLCIRAFRHCKPVVQVDGTHLYEKYKGCLLVAVSQDGNNNIVPIAFAIVEGETSDAWYFFLSNLRQHVVTRDGVGFISDRHDSIRSAIDWSNGTWSPPRAFHMFCIRHIESNFLRKFEAPYLQKLIVNIGYSRTIREYQMRYERLKERGEAYTNWLDRIPREQYALAFDGGYLWGHMTTNLVELNELFTRKRVEAEARINAGLVFSEMVTSKLHANQRASKNIQISCFDRENEVFEVHEMPSGVEYAVNLRQYRCDCGKFQVDRISCRQVFACCANQRLDWQVYVHDVYKMDEV, from the exons ATGTATGCAACGCTTCCTGTTGTGGCGGATGGTGAGTTCACGGTGGGGATGGAATTCAGTTCAAGGGAGGCAGTAATCAAGGcaatgaaagattataccatccATAGAGGTGTAGACTATCGGGTATATGAGTCAGAACCGACGACATTCTATGCTAAATGTTGGCTGATCAGGGTTACCAAAATGCAGAAGAAGTATTGTTGGGagataaggaggtacaatggTAATCACACTTGTACCAGGTCTACTATTTCTCAAGACCATTCGAAGTTGGATTCCAAGACAGTTGCAGAAGCAATTAAGCCGTTCGTAGAGGTTGACCCGTCTATAAAGGTGAAATCAGTCATTGCTGAAGTCCAGTCAGAATTTAACTACACCATCAGTTATCGTAAGACTTGGTTAGCAAAGCAGAAGGCGGTGGAATCAATTTTCGGAGGTTGGAAAGCATCATATGAAGCTTTGcccatatggtttgaggccatgtgtcacaagGAGCCATCACCAGTGGTTCACTTTGAAACAATGCCTGCGTACAAGGGGGATGATTTGGTTCCTGATATACGTGTACTACATAgagtcttctggagttattaccTTTGTATAAGGGCCTTCAGACACTGCAAGCCAGTGGTGCAGGTGGACGGGACTCATTTGTATGAAAAATACAAGGGTTGTTTATTGGTTGCAGTCTCACAAGATGGTAATAACAACATCGTGCCTATTGCATTTgctatagtggagggagagacttctgatgcatggTACTTTTTTCTAAGTAACTTGCGTCAACATGTGGTGACACGTGATGGTGTGGGATTTATCTCTGATCGACACGATTCTATTAGGTCAGCTATTGATTGGAGTAATGGGACTTGGTCTCCTCCTAGAGCTTTCCATATGTTTTGTATCCGGCATATTGAGTCGAACTTCTTGAGGAAGTTCGAGGCACCTTACTTGCAGAAGCTTATTGTCAATATTG GATATTCGAGGACGATTAGGGAGTACCAGATGCGCTATGAACGATTAAAAGAACGGGGTGAAGCTTACACCAACTGGCTTGATCGGATCCCACGTGAGCAGTATGCTTTGGCATTTGATGGTGGATACCTATGGGGTCATATGACCACCAATCTTGTGGA ACTGAATGAGTTGTTCACTAGGAAAAGAGTTGAGGCTGAGGCTCGAATTAATGCTGGACTTGTGTTTTCTGAGATGGTGACCTCCAAGCTGCATGCAAATCAACGAGCATCGAAAAACATACAAATTAGCTGTTTTGATAGAGAAAATGAAGTCTTTGAAGTACATGAGATGCCTAGTGGGGTTGAGTATGCAGTTAACCTACGCCAATATCGGTGCGACTGTGGTAAATTCCAGGTTGACCGAATTTCGTGTCGACAAGTGTTTGCTTGTTGTGCAAATCAGCGGTTGGATTGGCAAGTGTACGTTCATGATGTATACAAGATGGACGAAGTTTAA